One segment of Phragmites australis chromosome 13, lpPhrAust1.1, whole genome shotgun sequence DNA contains the following:
- the LOC133887863 gene encoding flavanone 3-dioxygenase 1-like: protein MAPVSSAVTFLPTAASGETTLRPSFVREEDERPKVAHDCFSDDVPVVSLEGIDDVGGARRAEIRARVTAACEDWGIFQVVDHGVDAALVADMARLAREFFALPPEEKLRFDMSGGKKGGFIVSSHLQGETVKDWREIVTYFSYPVKARDYSRWPDKPAAWRAVVEQYSEKLMGLTCKLLGVLSEAMGLETDALAKSCVDMDQKVVVNFYPKCPQPDLTLGLKRHTDPGTITLLLQDLVGGLQATRDGGRTWITVQPVEGAFVVNLGDHGHFLSNGRFKNADHQAVVNSECSRLSIATFQNPAPDATVYPLAVREGEAPILEEPITFSEMYRRKMVRDLELAKLKKQAKAEKQLQQSAKSKEFASPKAKSLDEILA, encoded by the exons ATGGCTCCGGTGAGCAGCGCAGTGACGTTCCTCCCGACGGCGGCGTCGGGCGAGACGACGCTGCGGCCGTCGTTCGTGCGCGAGGAGGACGAGCGGCCCAAGGTGGCGCACGACTGCTTTAGCGACGACGTACCGGTGGTGTCTCTCGAGGGCATCGACGACGTCGGCGGCGCGCGGAGGGCCGAGATCCGCGCGCGCGTGACCGCGGCGTGCGAGGACTGGGGCATCTTCCAGGTCGTGGACCACGGCGTGGACGCCGCGCTCGTGGCCGACATGGCGCGCCTGGCGCGCGAGTTCTTCGCGCTGCCGCCCGAGGAGAAGCTCCGCTTCGACATGTCCGGCGGCAAGAAGGGCGGATTCATCGTCTCCAGCCACCTCCAG GGCGAGACGGTGAAGGACTGGCGGGAGATCGTGACCTACTTCTCATACCCTGTGAAGGCCCGTGACTACTCGAGGTGGCCCGACAAGCCGGCGGCGTGGCGCGCGGTGGTGGAGCAGTACAGCGAGAAGCTGATGGGCCTGACCTGCAAGCTCCTGGGCGTGCTCTCCGAGGCAATGGGCCTGGAGACGGACGCGCTCGCCAAGTCCTGCGTGGACATGGACCAGAAGGTTGTGGTCAACTTCTACCCCAAGTGCCCCCAGCCAGACCTCACGCTGGGCCTCAAACGCCACACCGACCCCGGCACCATCACGCTGCTGCTGCAGGACCTCGTCGGCGGCCTCCAGGCCACCCGCGATGGCGGCCGGACGTGGATCACCGTGCAGCCCGTAGAGGGAGCCTTCGTCGTCAACCTCGGCGACCATGGCCAT TTCTTGAGCAACGGCAGGTTCAAGAACGCCGACCACCAGGCGGTGGTGAACTCCGAGTGCAGCCGGCTGTCGATCGCGACGTTCCAGAACCCGGCACCCGACGCGACGGTGTACCCGCTGGCCGTGCGGGAGGGCGAGGCGCCCATACTGGAAGAGCCCATCACCTTCTCGGAAATGTACCGGCGCAAGATGGTGCGCGACCTCGAGCTCGCCAAGCtcaagaagcaggccaaggcCGAGAAGCAGCTGCAGCAGAGTGCCAAGAGCAAGGAGTTCGCCTCGCCAAAGGCCAAATCGCTCGACGAGATTCTTGCCTAA
- the LOC133888078 gene encoding GTP cyclohydrolase 1-like isoform X2: protein MTSSCLPPTARRRRRGTTTPWSRRCARCWWGSARTSAARGCAGRPSASPRPSATAPELMKIQPFCWNNKSFFCDLPFFTCYRQKVKDIVQGALFPEVGVDKRAGSAGGTGGQVVVRDIELFSYCESCLLPFSIQCHVGYMPSGGRVVGLSKLSRVSDVFAKRLQNPQRLANEICGALHASIQPAGVAVALQCWHIPLPENLECKTLQGWIRTSHSSRSGVFEGENNTFWNDFVALLKLRGVDMEMDSHSASLSWCPLRSHEVPFSNGHCKKSTANGSILPKSVPTPSNMVSAVSSMLLSLGEDPLRKELLGTPQRYVQWLMKFRACNLQVNLNGFTLNNVSVYDRPDGDAADHRTIRSELHLPFCAQCEHHLLPFYGVVHIGYFDNGSGEGIDRSHFQALVHFYGCKLQVQERMTRQIAEAVYSASHNGAIVVVEANHICMISRGIEKIRSNTATIAVLGQFLTDPSAKACFLQNVLDTADSVV from the exons atgacctCGAGCTGCTTGCCGCCGACGGCGAGGCGGCGTCGGCGTGGGACGACGACGCCATGGAGCCGGCGGTGCGCGCGCTGCTGGTGGGGCTCGGCGAGGACGAGCGCCGCGAGGGGCTGCGCCGGACGCCCAAGCGCGTCGCCAAGGCCTTCCGCGACGGCACCCGAG CTGATGAAAATCCAACCTTTTTGTTGGAATAATAAATCTTTCTTCTGCGATTTACCATTCTTCACAT GTTACAGGCAAAAAGTAAAGGACATTGTGCAGGGTGCTCTGTTTCCAGAGGTTGGTGTCGACAAAAGGGCTGGCTCTGCTGGTGGAACTGGAGGGCAAGTTGTTGTTCGAGATATTGAACTTTTTTCGTACTGTGAGTCATGCTTGCTTCCATTCAGCATACAATGCCATGTTGGATATATGCCCTCCGGTGGAAGGGTGGTTGGGTTAAGCAAGCTTTCTAGAGTATCTGACGTCTTTGCCAAGAGGTTGCAAAACCCTCAAAGACTAGCTAATGAAATCTGTGGTGCACTGCATGCTAGCATTCAACCTGCTGGTGTGGCTGTTGCTCTGCAGTGCTGGCACATTCCTTTGCCAGAAAACTTGGAATGCAAGACTTTGCAAGGTTGGATCAGAACTTCACATTCATCTCGCTCTGGAGTTTTTGAGGGTGAGAACAACACTTTTTGGAATGACTTCGTGGCTCTTCTTAAGCTTAGGGGCGTTGACATGGAGATGGACAGCCATTCTGCCTCTCTATCTTGGTGCCCCTTGAGGTCTCATGAGGTCCCGTTCTCTAATGGGCACTGCAAGAAGAGCACAGCCAATGGCTCAATTTTGCCCAAATCAGTACCGACTCCCTCTAACATGGTTTCTGCTGTTAGCTCAATGCTCCTATCCCTTGGTGAGGACCCGCTCAGGAAAGAACTTTTAGGCACTCCTCAGCGTTACGTTCAGTGGCTAATGAAGTTCAGAGCATGTAATCTACAAGTAAATCTGAATGGCTTTACACTTAATAATGTTAGTGTATATGATAGGCCAGATGGAGACGCGGctgatcaccggacaatccgttCTGAGCTGCATTTGCCATTTTGTGCTCAATGTGAGCACCATCTTCTGCCCTTCTATGGAGTAGTGCACATTGGGTACTTTGACAATGGAAGCGGAGAAGGCATTGATCGGTCACATTTTCAGGCCTTGGTTCATTTCTATGGATGCAAGCTTCAAGTTCAAGAAAGGATGACAAGGCAGATAGCTGAAGCAGTTTATTCTGCTTCACACAATGGGGCCATAGTTGTTGTGGAGGCCAATCACATTTGCATGATATCAAGGGGAATAGAGAAAATCAGGAGCAACACCGCAACAATTGCAGTTTTGGGCCAGTTCTTGACCGACCCTTCTGCCAAGGCATGCTTCTTACAGAACGTTTTAGACACAGCTGATTCGGTGGTATGA
- the LOC133888078 gene encoding GTP cyclohydrolase 1-like isoform X1: MGALEEAHLAAAVAAACACEEEEEDDLELLAADGEAASAWDDDAMEPAVRALLVGLGEDERREGLRRTPKRVAKAFRDGTRGYRQKVKDIVQGALFPEVGVDKRAGSAGGTGGQVVVRDIELFSYCESCLLPFSIQCHVGYMPSGGRVVGLSKLSRVSDVFAKRLQNPQRLANEICGALHASIQPAGVAVALQCWHIPLPENLECKTLQGWIRTSHSSRSGVFEGENNTFWNDFVALLKLRGVDMEMDSHSASLSWCPLRSHEVPFSNGHCKKSTANGSILPKSVPTPSNMVSAVSSMLLSLGEDPLRKELLGTPQRYVQWLMKFRACNLQVNLNGFTLNNVSVYDRPDGDAADHRTIRSELHLPFCAQCEHHLLPFYGVVHIGYFDNGSGEGIDRSHFQALVHFYGCKLQVQERMTRQIAEAVYSASHNGAIVVVEANHICMISRGIEKIRSNTATIAVLGQFLTDPSAKACFLQNVLDTADSVV, translated from the exons ATGGGAGCGCTCGAGGAGgcccacctcgccgccgccgtggccgccgcGTGCGcgtgcgaggaggaggaggaggatgacctCGAGCTGCTTGCCGCCGACGGCGAGGCGGCGTCGGCGTGGGACGACGACGCCATGGAGCCGGCGGTGCGCGCGCTGCTGGTGGGGCTCGGCGAGGACGAGCGCCGCGAGGGGCTGCGCCGGACGCCCAAGCGCGTCGCCAAGGCCTTCCGCGACGGCACCCGAG GTTACAGGCAAAAAGTAAAGGACATTGTGCAGGGTGCTCTGTTTCCAGAGGTTGGTGTCGACAAAAGGGCTGGCTCTGCTGGTGGAACTGGAGGGCAAGTTGTTGTTCGAGATATTGAACTTTTTTCGTACTGTGAGTCATGCTTGCTTCCATTCAGCATACAATGCCATGTTGGATATATGCCCTCCGGTGGAAGGGTGGTTGGGTTAAGCAAGCTTTCTAGAGTATCTGACGTCTTTGCCAAGAGGTTGCAAAACCCTCAAAGACTAGCTAATGAAATCTGTGGTGCACTGCATGCTAGCATTCAACCTGCTGGTGTGGCTGTTGCTCTGCAGTGCTGGCACATTCCTTTGCCAGAAAACTTGGAATGCAAGACTTTGCAAGGTTGGATCAGAACTTCACATTCATCTCGCTCTGGAGTTTTTGAGGGTGAGAACAACACTTTTTGGAATGACTTCGTGGCTCTTCTTAAGCTTAGGGGCGTTGACATGGAGATGGACAGCCATTCTGCCTCTCTATCTTGGTGCCCCTTGAGGTCTCATGAGGTCCCGTTCTCTAATGGGCACTGCAAGAAGAGCACAGCCAATGGCTCAATTTTGCCCAAATCAGTACCGACTCCCTCTAACATGGTTTCTGCTGTTAGCTCAATGCTCCTATCCCTTGGTGAGGACCCGCTCAGGAAAGAACTTTTAGGCACTCCTCAGCGTTACGTTCAGTGGCTAATGAAGTTCAGAGCATGTAATCTACAAGTAAATCTGAATGGCTTTACACTTAATAATGTTAGTGTATATGATAGGCCAGATGGAGACGCGGctgatcaccggacaatccgttCTGAGCTGCATTTGCCATTTTGTGCTCAATGTGAGCACCATCTTCTGCCCTTCTATGGAGTAGTGCACATTGGGTACTTTGACAATGGAAGCGGAGAAGGCATTGATCGGTCACATTTTCAGGCCTTGGTTCATTTCTATGGATGCAAGCTTCAAGTTCAAGAAAGGATGACAAGGCAGATAGCTGAAGCAGTTTATTCTGCTTCACACAATGGGGCCATAGTTGTTGTGGAGGCCAATCACATTTGCATGATATCAAGGGGAATAGAGAAAATCAGGAGCAACACCGCAACAATTGCAGTTTTGGGCCAGTTCTTGACCGACCCTTCTGCCAAGGCATGCTTCTTACAGAACGTTTTAGACACAGCTGATTCGGTGGTATGA
- the LOC133888725 gene encoding uncharacterized protein LOC133888725 isoform X1, giving the protein MSASAEPEKDAAAEGEEKAEAKGSGSGGELLYCGGTSFDTMGRKVVGGQQGNLVSPTRLRPLVGVDIRFVASGCTACHCVALDTEGRCYTWGRNEKGQLGHGDTRQRNLPTVVSQLSKYKTVKAGVGRNHTVVVTDDGKSFSFGHNKYGQLGTGSLRNEIESSPVPCLVAEATNAVCGADFTVWLSSVEGSSILTAGLPQYGQLGHGTDNEYNAKEGSVKLTYDPQPRPRAIAALSGKTIVKVACGTNHTVAVDSSGFVYTWGFGGYGRLGHREQKDEWQPRLVEVFQKHNVLPPNAIVSAGSASSACTAGGGQLYMWGKLKNTGDDWMYPKPVMDLSGWNIRCMASGNMHHVVGADDSCISWGVAVHGELGYGPNGQKSSANPKKVDILEGMHATSVGCGYGLSLIVVDRVNAGDQLDQLEIYDGDTSTQDDFESITAVEVEVQVTKKASSNTNSRANKRKQSKDLSESEEEEDDDDYGNESGDDENGEIEEAKGRRGRKPSNRGRGRGAKKATPEPKPSGRGRGRPKKSESPAQKAGSSGRGGKRGKRGRPRK; this is encoded by the exons ATGTCGGCCAGCGCCGAGCCCGAGAaggacgccgccgccgagggCGAGGAGAAGGCGGAGGCGAAGGGTAGCGGCTCCGGCGGGGAGCTGCTGTACTGCGGCGGGACGAGCTTCGACACCATGGGCCGGAAGGTGGTGGGCGGGCAGCAAGGCAACCTGGTGTCGCCGACGCGGTTGCGGCCGCTCGTGGGCGTCGACATCCGCTTCGTCGCCTCTGGCTGCA CTGCTTGCCATTGTGTTGCTTTGGATACTGAAGGCCGATGCTATACATGGGGTCGCAATGAG AAGGGGCAGCTAGGGCATGGGGATACCCGTCAGCGTAACCTGCCAACTGTTGTTTCCCAACTATCAAA ATACAAAACCGTTAAAGCAGGTGTTGGAAGAAACCATACAGTGGTTGTAACTGATGATGGGAAATCCTTCTCTTTCGGCCACAATAAGTACGGACAGTTAGGGACGGGCTCCTTAAGGAATG AAATCGAGTCATCACCAGTGCCCTGTCTTGTTGCTGAAGCAACTAATGCTGTATGTGGAGCTGATTTTACTGTCTGGTTGTCATCAGTCGAAGGCTCTTCTATACT TACAGCAGGGCTTCCCCAATATGGTCAACTCGGGCATGGAACTGACAATGAG TACAACGCTAAAGAGGGATCTGTCAAGCTGACATATGATCCTCAGCCCCGTCCAAGAGCAATAGCTGCATTATCTGGGAAAACTATAGTCAAAGTTGCATGTGGAACTAATCACACAg TTGCAGTTGATTCAAGTGGCTTTGTTTACAC CTGGGGTTTTGGTGGATACGGAAG GTTGGGTCACAGAGAACAAAAGGATGAATGGCAACCTCGCCTTGTAGAAGTGTTCCAGAAGCACAACGTTCTGCCTCCTAATGCTATTGTCTCAGCTGGTTCTGCAAGTTCTGCATGCACTGCCG GTGGTGGACAGTTGTACATGTGGGGAAAGTTGAAGAATACAGGCGATGACTGGATGTACCCAAAGCCAGTAATGGATTTAAG TGGTTGGAACATTCGCTGCATGGCTTCTGGTAACATGCACCACGTTGTTGGTGCAGATGATTCTTGCATAAGCTGGGGTGTCGCCGTGCATGGAGAGCTTGGTTACGGGCCTAATGGGCAGAA GTCATCTGCAAATCCGAAAAAGGTTGACATTCTTGAAGGAATGCATGCTACAAG TGTCGGTTGTGGATATGGACTGTCTCTGATTGTTGTGGATAGAGTGAATGCTGGTGATCAACTTGATCAG CTGGAAATTTATGATGGTGATACCTCCACTCAAG ATGATTTTGAATCTATCACTGCAGTAGAGGTGGAGGTGCAAGTAACCAAGAAGGCATCTTCCAACACCAATTCTCGCGCCAATAAGCGCAAGCAGAGCAAGGATCTATCCGAatcggaagaagaagaagatgatgatgattatggGAATGAAAGTGGAGATGATGAGAATGGAGAAATAGAAGAGGCGAAAGGTAGGCGTGGCCGCAAACCCTCTAATAGAGGGAGAGGCAGAGGAGCCAAGAAGGCAACTCCTGAGCCAAAGCCATCTGGAAGGGGCAGAGGACGCCCTAAGAAATCTGAGAGTCCTGCTCAGAAAGCTGGAAGCTCGGGACGTGGTGGAAAGAGAGGAAAGCGAGGAAGACCACGGAAGTGA
- the LOC133888725 gene encoding uncharacterized protein LOC133888725 isoform X2, translating to MSASAEPEKDAAAEGEEKAEAKGSGSGGELLYCGGTSFDTMGRKVVGGQQGNLVSPTRLRPLVGVDIRFVASGCTACHCVALDTEGRCYTWGRNEKGQLGHGDTRQRNLPTVVSQLSKYKTVKAGVGRNHTVVVTDDGKSFSFGHNKYGQLGTGSLRNEIESSPVPCLVAEATNAVCGADFTVWLSSVEGSSILTAGLPQYGQLGHGTDNEYNAKEGSVKLTYDPQPRPRAIAALSGKTIVKVACGTNHTVAVDSSGFVYTWGFGGYGRLGHREQKDEWQPRLVEVFQKHNVLPPNAIVSAGSASSACTAGGGQLYMWGKLKNTGDDWMYPKPVMDLSGWNIRCMASGNMHHVVGADDSCISWGVAVHGELGYGPNGQKSSANPKKVDILEGMHATSVGCGYGLSLIVVDRVNAGDQLDQLEIYDGDTSTQVEVEVQVTKKASSNTNSRANKRKQSKDLSESEEEEDDDDYGNESGDDENGEIEEAKGRRGRKPSNRGRGRGAKKATPEPKPSGRGRGRPKKSESPAQKAGSSGRGGKRGKRGRPRK from the exons ATGTCGGCCAGCGCCGAGCCCGAGAaggacgccgccgccgagggCGAGGAGAAGGCGGAGGCGAAGGGTAGCGGCTCCGGCGGGGAGCTGCTGTACTGCGGCGGGACGAGCTTCGACACCATGGGCCGGAAGGTGGTGGGCGGGCAGCAAGGCAACCTGGTGTCGCCGACGCGGTTGCGGCCGCTCGTGGGCGTCGACATCCGCTTCGTCGCCTCTGGCTGCA CTGCTTGCCATTGTGTTGCTTTGGATACTGAAGGCCGATGCTATACATGGGGTCGCAATGAG AAGGGGCAGCTAGGGCATGGGGATACCCGTCAGCGTAACCTGCCAACTGTTGTTTCCCAACTATCAAA ATACAAAACCGTTAAAGCAGGTGTTGGAAGAAACCATACAGTGGTTGTAACTGATGATGGGAAATCCTTCTCTTTCGGCCACAATAAGTACGGACAGTTAGGGACGGGCTCCTTAAGGAATG AAATCGAGTCATCACCAGTGCCCTGTCTTGTTGCTGAAGCAACTAATGCTGTATGTGGAGCTGATTTTACTGTCTGGTTGTCATCAGTCGAAGGCTCTTCTATACT TACAGCAGGGCTTCCCCAATATGGTCAACTCGGGCATGGAACTGACAATGAG TACAACGCTAAAGAGGGATCTGTCAAGCTGACATATGATCCTCAGCCCCGTCCAAGAGCAATAGCTGCATTATCTGGGAAAACTATAGTCAAAGTTGCATGTGGAACTAATCACACAg TTGCAGTTGATTCAAGTGGCTTTGTTTACAC CTGGGGTTTTGGTGGATACGGAAG GTTGGGTCACAGAGAACAAAAGGATGAATGGCAACCTCGCCTTGTAGAAGTGTTCCAGAAGCACAACGTTCTGCCTCCTAATGCTATTGTCTCAGCTGGTTCTGCAAGTTCTGCATGCACTGCCG GTGGTGGACAGTTGTACATGTGGGGAAAGTTGAAGAATACAGGCGATGACTGGATGTACCCAAAGCCAGTAATGGATTTAAG TGGTTGGAACATTCGCTGCATGGCTTCTGGTAACATGCACCACGTTGTTGGTGCAGATGATTCTTGCATAAGCTGGGGTGTCGCCGTGCATGGAGAGCTTGGTTACGGGCCTAATGGGCAGAA GTCATCTGCAAATCCGAAAAAGGTTGACATTCTTGAAGGAATGCATGCTACAAG TGTCGGTTGTGGATATGGACTGTCTCTGATTGTTGTGGATAGAGTGAATGCTGGTGATCAACTTGATCAG CTGGAAATTTATGATGGTGATACCTCCACTCAAG TAGAGGTGGAGGTGCAAGTAACCAAGAAGGCATCTTCCAACACCAATTCTCGCGCCAATAAGCGCAAGCAGAGCAAGGATCTATCCGAatcggaagaagaagaagatgatgatgattatggGAATGAAAGTGGAGATGATGAGAATGGAGAAATAGAAGAGGCGAAAGGTAGGCGTGGCCGCAAACCCTCTAATAGAGGGAGAGGCAGAGGAGCCAAGAAGGCAACTCCTGAGCCAAAGCCATCTGGAAGGGGCAGAGGACGCCCTAAGAAATCTGAGAGTCCTGCTCAGAAAGCTGGAAGCTCGGGACGTGGTGGAAAGAGAGGAAAGCGAGGAAGACCACGGAAGTGA